A window from Chroicocephalus ridibundus chromosome 11, bChrRid1.1, whole genome shotgun sequence encodes these proteins:
- the LOC134521966 gene encoding thymosin beta-12-like has translation MSDKPDFAEIETFDKTKLKKTETREKNPLPTKETIEQEKQSESTA, from the exons ATGTCCGACAAACCAGATTTTGCAGAAATTGAAACATTTGACAAGACCAAGCTGAAGAAGACagaaaccagagagaaaaatCCATTGCCCACTAAAGAAA CTATCGAACAGGAAAAGCAAAGTGAAAGCACAGCCTGA